In Methanomicrobia archaeon, the following are encoded in one genomic region:
- a CDS encoding monovalent cation/H+ antiporter subunit D family protein, protein MIESIETMRPVLALCCPIIGAIFILIFRNHPNLRESSTLVASVAQFLVVLSMLLIVKDLDGGVLYCSIFNMLPNVDLAFKIDAFGLLFAITSASLWILVSSYSIGYMRSLHEHAQTRYYFFFAFAILGAEGVAMSANLFTMFVFYEILTVSTYPLVAHDQTEEALFAGRKYLAYLITSGVFFLAAILLTYAFVGTTDFTNGGILTADAASRSALIVLFFFFMLGFLKAAWMPFHSWLPTAMAAPTPVSALLHAVAVVKAGVFGIVRIVCYIYGVDLMSELGLGIALATIAGFTMITASLFAIAQDNLKRRLAYSTISQLSYILFGVSLLSPMGITGAMLHIPFHGFMKITLFLCAGSIMVASGKKNISEMAGLGRVMPFTFFAFTIGALGMCGAPPACGFVSKWYLCLGTLQADKLVLLAVLLISSLLDVVYFFPIIYTAFFKKPNDVTVRLSEWKPKIKESSPFMVVPLVITALFSMIFCIPNPISNVIITLAKIAVASLGAV, encoded by the coding sequence ATGATTGAATCGATAGAAACGATGAGACCAGTATTAGCGCTTTGTTGTCCAATAATTGGTGCTATTTTTATACTGATATTCAGAAACCATCCGAATCTACGAGAGAGTTCGACGTTAGTGGCGAGCGTCGCGCAGTTTCTGGTGGTTCTTTCCATGTTGCTGATCGTTAAGGATTTAGATGGCGGTGTGCTCTACTGTTCTATCTTTAATATGCTGCCCAACGTGGATTTAGCGTTCAAGATAGATGCGTTCGGGCTTCTCTTCGCTATCACGTCAGCCTCGCTCTGGATTCTTGTGTCGTCATATTCCATAGGCTATATGCGGTCTCTGCATGAGCATGCCCAAACGCGCTACTATTTTTTCTTCGCATTTGCCATTCTCGGTGCAGAGGGCGTGGCAATGTCGGCGAACCTCTTCACGATGTTCGTATTTTACGAGATCTTGACGGTCTCAACCTATCCGTTGGTGGCGCATGACCAGACGGAGGAGGCACTGTTCGCAGGTCGTAAATATCTCGCGTATTTGATTACCTCTGGTGTTTTCTTCCTGGCTGCGATTCTGCTCACGTACGCTTTCGTTGGTACGACAGACTTTACGAACGGTGGCATTCTCACTGCGGATGCAGCGTCACGATCAGCACTGATTGTTTTGTTCTTTTTCTTCATGCTGGGGTTCTTGAAGGCAGCGTGGATGCCGTTTCACTCCTGGCTGCCAACTGCAATGGCCGCACCAACACCGGTGAGTGCACTGTTGCATGCGGTCGCAGTGGTAAAGGCAGGCGTGTTTGGCATTGTCAGGATCGTCTGTTATATTTACGGTGTCGATTTGATGAGCGAGCTCGGTCTAGGAATAGCACTTGCTACGATAGCAGGATTTACGATGATTACCGCCTCTCTCTTCGCTATCGCTCAGGACAACCTGAAGCGGAGACTTGCGTACTCCACGATAAGCCAACTCTCGTATATCCTCTTCGGCGTGTCGCTACTGAGCCCGATGGGCATAACCGGAGCGATGCTCCACATCCCCTTCCACGGCTTCATGAAGATAACGCTCTTTCTCTGCGCGGGGTCCATCATGGTAGCATCAGGAAAGAAGAATATCAGTGAGATGGCGGGTCTCGGGCGGGTTATGCCTTTCACCTTTTTTGCTTTTACCATCGGCGCACTCGGTATGTGCGGGGCGCCACCAGCGTGTGGTTTTGTGAGCAAATGGTACCTGTGCCTGGGAACGCTGCAAGCGGACAAGTTAGTGTTACTTGCGGTCCTCTTGATCAGTTCACTCTTGGATGTCGTTTATTTCTTCCCGATCATCTATACCGCGTTCTTTAAGAAGCCAAACGATGTGACTGTGAGGTTGTCAGAGTGGAAGCCGAAGATAAAAGAGTCGTCTCCGTTCATGGTCGTCCCCTTGGTCATAACGGCGCTCTTCTCCATGATCTTCTGTATACCCAATCCAATTTCAAACGTAATCATAACGCTGGCGAAGATAGCAGTGGCCAGTTTAGGAGCGGTGTGA
- a CDS encoding cation:proton antiporter yields MITVFLVTGVLIALTILVATYRAAIGPGVFNRTVAVNVIGTKTVVLLVVIGYYFERPLFFDLSLLYALLNFIGTLVFAKYLERGEIWSS; encoded by the coding sequence ATGATAACCGTATTTTTAGTGACCGGGGTGCTCATTGCACTTACGATACTCGTGGCAACCTATCGAGCGGCGATTGGACCCGGTGTATTTAACCGGACGGTGGCAGTAAACGTAATAGGGACAAAAACCGTCGTCCTCTTGGTGGTCATCGGTTATTATTTCGAAAGGCCGCTGTTCTTTGACCTTTCACTTCTGTACGCATTGCTTAACTTTATTGGTACGCTCGTATTCGCGAAATATTTAGAGAGGGGTGAGATATGGTCGAGCTGA
- a CDS encoding cation:proton antiporter subunit C, whose translation MIVEEFLAKYNYWVAIILILIGFYAMISKDNLIKKVIGLSIFQTAIFLFYISLADIGPLPRGTAPIVSEEMIHMGYVYVNPLPHVLILTAIVVSVATTAVALGLVIRMYEQYGTIEESEIIEKERKL comes from the coding sequence ATGATCGTTGAGGAATTTCTCGCAAAATATAACTACTGGGTCGCTATCATTCTCATCCTTATTGGTTTTTACGCGATGATCTCGAAGGATAATTTGATAAAAAAGGTCATAGGTTTGAGTATATTTCAAACTGCAATATTCCTGTTCTACATCTCACTGGCCGATATTGGACCTCTTCCTCGGGGAACTGCGCCGATCGTGAGCGAGGAGATGATACACATGGGATACGTCTACGTGAATCCTTTACCCCATGTGCTTATCCTGACAGCGATCGTCGTATCAGTCGCTACAACAGCAGTGGCTCTGGGGCTAGTAATACGGATGTACGAGCAATACGGGACGATAGAAGAATCAGAGATCATAGAGAAGGAGAGAAAGCTGTAA
- a CDS encoding monovalent cation/H(+) antiporter subunit G: MVELIGIIEAIVTLFLALGIFFMVTGAIGLLRFPDFYTRLHATGKCDTLGEILIIAGLLIYHIFVYSPGADISVKLVPVKLLFLIMFILLTNPVGTHALMKAGYTTGVKPWKLGDKRQ, encoded by the coding sequence ATGGTCGAGCTGATAGGAATAATCGAAGCAATCGTAACGCTATTCTTGGCCCTCGGGATATTTTTCATGGTTACGGGCGCAATTGGGCTGTTGCGATTCCCCGACTTTTATACGCGATTGCACGCAACGGGGAAGTGTGATACGCTTGGGGAGATTCTTATTATTGCCGGCTTGCTGATCTACCATATCTTTGTTTATAGCCCCGGAGCGGATATTTCGGTAAAGCTCGTACCCGTGAAGCTGCTCTTTTTAATCATGTTCATCTTACTGACGAATCCGGTAGGAACGCATGCGCTGATGAAAGCGGGCTATACTACCGGGGTGAAGCCGTGGAAGTTAGGAGATAAGCGGCAGTGA
- a CDS encoding sodium:proton antiporter produces MIEKDWIHERNVIIETIGRLMVPFIQLFALYVIIHGAGGPGGGFQGGVIIASSFVLYLVIFGLAAAGKRFPERANNYLMSTGVYIYAGVGLLAVIVTLGAAQYLNYGFIPLTHMFEENRALGMDLVEIGIGITVGAVITEIFFNLVWKQEDETEKEGQE; encoded by the coding sequence ATGATCGAGAAAGATTGGATACACGAACGGAACGTCATAATAGAGACCATTGGGAGACTGATGGTTCCGTTCATCCAGTTGTTTGCATTGTATGTCATCATCCATGGAGCAGGTGGACCGGGCGGGGGATTCCAGGGCGGCGTGATAATCGCCTCGTCCTTTGTCTTATATCTCGTCATTTTTGGCCTTGCTGCAGCAGGGAAGCGATTCCCGGAGCGTGCGAATAACTATTTGATGAGTACCGGGGTGTACATCTACGCGGGCGTCGGGCTCCTGGCAGTAATTGTTACGTTAGGGGCTGCGCAGTATCTCAACTATGGGTTCATTCCCTTGACTCATATGTTTGAGGAGAACCGTGCGTTGGGAATGGACCTTGTGGAAATAGGTATCGGAATAACCGTGGGTGCAGTTATCACCGAAATATTCTTCAATCTCGTATGGAAGCAAGAGGATGAAACAGAGAAGGAGGGGCAAGAATAA
- a CDS encoding DUF4040 domain-containing protein yields MIVPIDLALLFLIVILALVAITVRDLLSAIIVLTAYSFLMAMVWVEMHSVDVGFTEAAVGAGATTAFLIAALARTERWEKG; encoded by the coding sequence ATGATCGTACCTATTGACCTTGCTCTGTTATTTCTCATTGTCATCCTTGCACTCGTGGCGATAACCGTGAGAGACCTCTTGAGTGCAATTATCGTGTTGACTGCGTATAGTTTCCTGATGGCGATGGTCTGGGTGGAGATGCATTCGGTGGATGTGGGCTTTACCGAGGCGGCTGTCGGCGCCGGTGCAACGACCGCGTTCTTAATTGCCGCATTAGCACGGACAGAGAGGTGGGAGAAAGGATGA
- a CDS encoding monovalent cation/H+ antiporter subunit D family protein translates to MLIVEQFPVLVVVISLLSAFTILVAGWLNKKFCWFISLATIFIQLLMAVTILNHVLTVGIIHYWLGGWMPPWGIEYVVDALNAYVLVILLFLALLCVIYSKRNIEHEMPQKIVPYYVVYQLLVTGLCGVTVTGDIFNMYVFVEIFSLAAYALIASRGEIALKASFTYLVMGSIGACFVLLGIGFLYSVTGTLNMRDLSLLLPPLYGSRVVQAAFVFFIVGLGIKMALFPLHTWLPDAHSFAPAEISAMLSGIIIEVSTYAFIRVSFSVFTLDFIRVYMPITTLLTWIAAIAMIYGSVLAIAQYNLKRMLAYSSIANMGYIMLGVGLCTSTSLGLTPAMMHILNHALMKACMFLAAGAFIYKFDLWEITDFRGLGRKMPYTSIAFILAALAMIGMPPSVGFVTKVYLAIACLEAGQFPFIALIFFSTLLMVFYFWRVIEYMYIRVGDEGEREVEVDEIPMSMLIPVLVFAILCFVIGIVWLLGIPFPLMDAINSTLGLGVLP, encoded by the coding sequence ATGCTAATAGTCGAACAGTTTCCTGTACTCGTCGTTGTTATATCGCTGCTTTCTGCATTCACTATTTTGGTCGCCGGCTGGCTAAACAAGAAATTCTGCTGGTTCATTTCGCTTGCAACCATCTTCATTCAACTGCTCATGGCGGTAACCATCTTAAATCACGTCCTTACGGTGGGAATCATACATTATTGGCTTGGCGGGTGGATGCCGCCCTGGGGCATAGAATACGTCGTAGATGCGTTGAATGCGTATGTATTGGTTATACTTCTCTTTTTAGCACTGCTCTGCGTAATCTATTCGAAGCGGAACATCGAGCATGAAATGCCTCAAAAAATCGTTCCTTATTATGTCGTTTATCAACTCCTCGTCACCGGGCTGTGTGGTGTAACCGTGACCGGCGATATATTCAACATGTATGTCTTTGTCGAGATATTTTCCTTAGCTGCGTATGCCTTAATAGCGTCACGGGGTGAAATAGCGCTGAAGGCGAGCTTCACGTACCTCGTTATGGGTTCTATCGGTGCGTGCTTCGTATTGCTGGGGATAGGGTTCTTGTATTCGGTAACGGGTACGCTGAATATGCGCGATCTCTCGCTTTTATTGCCGCCGTTATACGGGAGTAGAGTAGTGCAAGCGGCTTTTGTCTTCTTCATCGTTGGCTTGGGCATAAAAATGGCGCTCTTCCCGCTTCATACGTGGTTGCCCGACGCGCATTCATTTGCACCTGCGGAGATCAGCGCGATGCTTTCAGGCATTATCATCGAAGTGTCCACGTACGCGTTTATACGAGTCAGTTTCTCGGTCTTCACGTTGGATTTCATTAGGGTGTATATGCCTATCACCACTTTGCTTACCTGGATAGCAGCAATAGCGATGATTTATGGTTCTGTCCTTGCGATCGCGCAGTATAACCTGAAACGGATGCTTGCGTATTCGAGTATAGCGAATATGGGCTACATTATGCTCGGTGTGGGACTTTGCACATCTACGAGTTTAGGACTGACGCCAGCAATGATGCATATACTGAACCATGCATTGATGAAAGCCTGCATGTTCTTAGCAGCGGGCGCGTTTATTTACAAGTTTGATCTGTGGGAGATAACGGATTTCAGAGGTTTGGGGCGGAAGATGCCGTATACGAGCATTGCCTTCATTTTAGCTGCACTTGCGATGATCGGCATGCCGCCCAGCGTGGGATTCGTGACAAAGGTATATTTAGCAATCGCCTGCCTGGAAGCCGGTCAATTTCCATTCATCGCGCTGATATTCTTCAGCACGCTTCTTATGGTCTTCTATTTCTGGCGGGTGATCGAGTACATGTACATCCGGGTAGGAGACGAGGGAGAACGAGAAGTAGAGGTCGATGAGATCCCGATGAGCATGCTCATCCCGGTATTGGTCTTCGCGATTCTCTGTTTCGTCATAGGGATTGTCTGGCTTCTCGGGATACCGTTCCCCTTGATGGACGCGATTAATTCAACATTGGGACTGGGGGTGCTGCCATGA
- a CDS encoding Na+/H+ antiporter subunit E, with the protein MTNDKGGKWFGFLLTFIVMYLFWILLSGIFDALHLGAGLICSAIVAFISHDLFVKEGGLPSDKFVRLLKYIPWELWQIVLANLDVMYRVLHPKSFERGRPDGSMFGVGPVDPGVIEFETTLRSDFALVTMANSITLTPGTITIIVDPEIGKFWVHAIAKAPGDALLVDQEMQNRVGKVYNEL; encoded by the coding sequence ATGACCAACGATAAAGGCGGGAAATGGTTCGGATTTCTCCTCACGTTTATTGTTATGTACCTGTTTTGGATCCTTCTCTCCGGCATATTCGATGCGTTGCATCTTGGCGCAGGTCTCATCTGTAGCGCGATTGTGGCGTTCATCTCGCATGACCTGTTTGTGAAGGAAGGAGGCCTTCCTTCCGATAAATTCGTTCGCCTTCTTAAATACATACCGTGGGAATTATGGCAAATCGTGCTGGCGAATCTGGATGTCATGTATCGGGTACTTCATCCCAAGTCCTTCGAACGGGGAAGACCGGATGGCAGCATGTTCGGCGTTGGGCCGGTTGATCCGGGGGTAATTGAATTTGAAACGACGTTGCGGAGTGATTTCGCACTCGTTACCATGGCGAATTCCATTACGTTAACGCCGGGAACGATAACCATAATCGTCGACCCGGAGATAGGTAAGTTCTGGGTACATGCAATCGCGAAAGCCCCCGGCGATGCACTCTTAGTGGATCAGGAGATGCAAAATAGAGTGGGAAAGGTGTATAACGAACTATGA
- a CDS encoding AAA family ATPase → MNSRVPPELSEALSAGTGFSLLIKGEPGTGKTMLAFEILDEFGSDNAVYLSTRVSLPALREQFPWLKERTGFSVIDATKLYISSKAFPRPRSFSDLLHAKVEEAGKPATLVIDSWEAILTGGKDEKREVLEAAITDLVRYYATEYKMNLILISETTETTPLDYIVDGIIENNRISVDYRRAREVLLKKLRGVRINQPKYGFTLDGGRFRSFGPFERRKIEKPRKVDIVPNTATHISTGCVEIDKILGGGLSKGSTAMVEYGDDLSLLGYQSIVAHMIVNSIQQGIHCVKIPSSGWDERRLRRGIVPFVKEEDYRKYFTVYEIRREERETRENVKVLPGVVLSEEFPVFRDYISSLEPPVMVIIGTDWLEYQYRLKALGNLEEALEIFAYWIMELREAGNVAVFAMPSGGVLGEGLGHMVTNRFELNVLNRSVVLYCNRPDTKLHCLENVITEDALKLQLTPFV, encoded by the coding sequence ATGAATAGCAGAGTACCACCTGAATTGAGTGAAGCGCTATCGGCAGGAACGGGCTTTTCGCTGCTGATAAAGGGAGAACCAGGAACAGGGAAGACGATGCTCGCTTTTGAGATACTCGATGAGTTCGGGAGCGACAATGCAGTCTATCTTTCAACGCGTGTCTCACTCCCCGCTCTTCGCGAGCAATTCCCGTGGCTGAAAGAACGTACCGGCTTTAGTGTGATAGATGCAACTAAATTGTATATTTCATCAAAAGCGTTTCCACGACCCCGCTCTTTCTCTGATCTTCTCCACGCGAAAGTGGAAGAGGCGGGAAAACCTGCGACACTCGTCATTGATAGCTGGGAGGCGATATTGACGGGGGGAAAGGATGAGAAGAGGGAAGTGCTGGAAGCTGCAATAACGGACTTGGTACGGTATTACGCCACGGAATATAAAATGAATTTGATACTCATCTCAGAAACAACGGAAACAACTCCGCTCGATTATATCGTTGATGGCATAATAGAGAATAACCGCATATCCGTAGATTACCGTAGGGCGAGGGAAGTGTTGTTAAAGAAGCTTCGAGGCGTCCGAATAAACCAGCCTAAATACGGGTTTACCCTGGATGGTGGCCGATTCCGCTCTTTTGGTCCGTTCGAGCGGAGGAAGATAGAGAAGCCGAGGAAAGTCGATATTGTACCAAATACGGCTACACACATCTCGACGGGCTGTGTGGAGATAGATAAAATCTTAGGTGGCGGATTAAGCAAGGGAAGCACGGCTATGGTAGAATACGGCGATGATTTATCCCTCTTAGGCTATCAATCTATCGTCGCGCACATGATCGTAAACAGTATACAGCAAGGGATTCATTGCGTGAAGATCCCGAGTAGCGGGTGGGATGAGCGGCGGTTAAGGCGTGGTATAGTACCCTTCGTGAAGGAAGAGGATTATCGCAAGTATTTCACGGTCTATGAGATAAGGCGGGAAGAGCGAGAAACGAGAGAGAACGTGAAGGTCTTGCCAGGTGTGGTATTGTCAGAAGAGTTCCCGGTATTCAGAGATTACATCTCTAGTTTAGAACCCCCCGTCATGGTTATTATTGGAACGGATTGGTTAGAGTATCAATATCGGTTGAAAGCGCTGGGCAACCTTGAGGAAGCGTTAGAGATTTTCGCCTATTGGATAATGGAATTGAGGGAGGCGGGAAATGTAGCGGTATTTGCAATGCCGTCGGGAGGTGTATTGGGCGAAGGGCTGGGTCATATGGTGACCAATCGCTTTGAGTTGAATGTGCTCAATAGGAGTGTGGTCCTGTATTGCAACCGGCCGGACACCAAATTACACTGCCTGGAGAATGTCATCACCGAGGACGCCCTTAAGTTACAGCTCACGCCGTTTGTCTGA
- a CDS encoding Na(+)/H(+) antiporter subunit D, translated as MPATWIHPGFIYIFGALLIPLLKGKARQAYIILLPILALTDILLMALGVFGELPLETWEIPFLKYTLMLGHVDNLSVFFAFLFIIVSLAMFVYAVHVQEEWQHVAAFLYIGSTLGVVFAGDLFTLLFFWEVMAWASLFLIWYRKTEASRGAGFRYIMVHSFGGICLFAGVVLQLQATGGNIAWGFSSLVNPVTGGLDLAGTMILIAFMINGAVPPLHAWLSDAYPEATVTGTVFLNAFTTKSAIYVLLRAFTGYEALMWLGAIMAVYGIIYALIVNDIRRVLAYHIISQGGYMVAGIGIGTGLAVGGAIAHALCYTMCKTLLFMAAGAVLAATGTAKMSDLGGLYKYMPKTFWMWMIGAASISGFPLFAVFVSKPLVIESAVFAGQPWPWLLLEIASAGTFLCLAVKIPYLTWHEREKPANIVAHDPPLNMMIGMGILAVLCIGVAVYPYAMYNMITPAVEELASEVGSFEHYIAHPYAPKIVVELTMFFLFAFPAFWWVLKKPFTHREPKIALDLDWLYRISGKWFIWFCEKPLMAFATFIDRNVLKLAAFFVWISKNPAEALRIKGEETRLRMQRLMSTSERTKGYESGLEGARTRFPGELPKFGLGTSLLLILLFLVVYLLLYVTGM; from the coding sequence ATGCCGGCAACGTGGATACATCCGGGATTCATATACATCTTTGGTGCGCTCCTGATTCCCCTTCTGAAGGGTAAAGCACGGCAAGCGTACATCATCCTTTTACCGATACTGGCGCTGACAGATATCCTTTTGATGGCATTGGGGGTCTTCGGCGAGCTTCCACTTGAAACCTGGGAGATCCCCTTTTTGAAATATACGCTGATGCTCGGTCATGTGGATAATTTGAGCGTGTTCTTCGCGTTCCTCTTTATCATTGTCTCCTTGGCTATGTTCGTCTATGCGGTGCATGTGCAGGAGGAGTGGCAGCACGTAGCGGCATTCCTGTACATTGGAAGTACGCTCGGCGTGGTCTTTGCGGGCGATCTGTTTACATTGCTCTTCTTCTGGGAAGTGATGGCGTGGGCGTCCTTATTCTTAATATGGTATCGAAAGACGGAGGCATCACGGGGTGCAGGATTCCGATATATAATGGTGCACTCGTTCGGCGGTATCTGTCTGTTTGCCGGCGTGGTCTTACAGTTGCAGGCCACCGGCGGCAATATAGCGTGGGGCTTTAGCTCCTTGGTGAATCCCGTTACGGGTGGCTTGGATCTTGCGGGTACGATGATTCTCATTGCATTTATGATAAATGGCGCGGTGCCGCCGTTGCACGCATGGCTCTCAGATGCGTACCCGGAAGCGACGGTCACGGGCACGGTCTTCTTAAACGCGTTCACCACGAAGAGCGCGATCTACGTGCTGCTTAGAGCGTTCACGGGCTACGAGGCGCTCATGTGGTTAGGCGCGATCATGGCGGTCTACGGGATCATCTATGCGTTAATTGTCAATGATATCAGACGAGTCCTCGCCTACCATATCATCTCTCAAGGGGGATATATGGTGGCAGGAATAGGAATAGGAACAGGACTCGCCGTCGGCGGTGCGATTGCACATGCGTTATGTTATACGATGTGTAAGACGCTCCTGTTCATGGCTGCGGGTGCGGTGCTTGCGGCAACGGGCACCGCGAAAATGTCTGATCTGGGCGGGCTGTATAAATACATGCCCAAGACCTTCTGGATGTGGATGATCGGTGCAGCATCCATCTCGGGCTTTCCACTCTTCGCCGTCTTCGTCAGTAAGCCGTTGGTGATTGAATCGGCGGTCTTTGCAGGCCAGCCGTGGCCGTGGCTCTTGCTTGAAATTGCATCGGCCGGTACGTTCCTCTGCCTTGCGGTAAAGATCCCATATCTTACGTGGCATGAACGCGAGAAGCCAGCGAATATAGTGGCGCATGACCCGCCGTTGAATATGATGATTGGCATGGGAATCTTAGCAGTACTCTGTATCGGCGTCGCGGTCTATCCGTATGCGATGTATAACATGATAACACCGGCGGTAGAGGAATTAGCGTCAGAGGTGGGGTCGTTTGAGCATTACATCGCGCATCCGTACGCACCGAAAATCGTCGTTGAGTTGACTATGTTCTTCTTGTTTGCATTTCCGGCATTCTGGTGGGTGTTAAAGAAACCGTTCACGCATCGAGAGCCAAAGATTGCGCTTGACCTCGATTGGCTCTACAGGATCTCCGGGAAGTGGTTCATCTGGTTCTGTGAGAAGCCCTTGATGGCGTTTGCCACGTTCATTGACCGTAATGTACTGAAGCTAGCAGCTTTCTTCGTCTGGATCAGTAAGAATCCGGCGGAAGCGTTGAGGATAAAGGGAGAGGAGACGAGGCTGAGGATGCAGAGACTAATGTCCACTTCAGAAAGGACAAAGGGATACGAAAGTGGTTTAGAGGGTGCGAGGACGAGATTCCCCGGGGAGCTCCCAAAATTCGGTTTGGGCACCTCTCTGCTTCTGATACTTCTATTCCTCGTCGTTTATCTATTATTATACGTGACGGGTATGTAG
- a CDS encoding monovalent cation/H+ antiporter subunit D family protein, whose protein sequence is MLSVDHFPVLIIAISLVSSFTILVAGWWNKKACWFISLGTIFVQLIMAITILNHVLNVGLISYWLGGWMPPWGIEYVMDALNGYILVVLLFLALVCVVYSKRNIEHELPGKIVPYYVVYQLLVTGLCGVTVTGDIFNLYVFVEIFSLAAYALIASRGGVSLKASFVYLVMGSIGACFVLIGIGMIYSVTGSLNMHDISILLPPLYETGAINRAVFAAYALIVVGLSIKMALFPLHTWLPDAHSFAPAEISAMLSGIIIEVSTYALIRISFSVFTVDFLRLVPVFDVIAWIAAIAIIYGSVLAIAQINLKRMLAYSSISQMGYIMLAFGLSLSTRATLWGGLTPALMHILNHALMKGCLFMVAGAFIYKAELWNITDLRGLGRKMPYTCAAFSLAAISMIGVPPSVGFVSKVYLIFAIVEQGNFIFMAVVLLSTLLNLVYFWRVIEMLYMRVGEKGPHAEYAEKVERDEIPLLMLIPILTLGILCVVIGIIWLTEIPITGAYPIMDSVNKLFGIGRFTVP, encoded by the coding sequence ATGCTAAGTGTTGATCATTTTCCGGTGCTTATCATAGCAATATCGCTTGTCTCCTCATTCACTATTCTGGTTGCCGGTTGGTGGAACAAGAAAGCGTGTTGGTTTATCTCTCTCGGAACCATCTTCGTTCAGCTCATCATGGCTATTACCATTTTGAATCACGTCCTGAACGTGGGACTGATCAGTTATTGGCTTGGTGGGTGGATGCCTCCATGGGGCATAGAATACGTCATGGACGCGTTGAACGGGTACATATTGGTCGTGCTCCTTTTCTTAGCGTTGGTCTGCGTGGTTTATTCCAAGCGGAACATCGAGCATGAATTGCCGGGGAAAATCGTTCCGTATTATGTCGTTTATCAACTTCTCGTTACCGGTTTGTGCGGTGTAACCGTGACCGGGGATATCTTCAATCTGTATGTGTTCGTCGAGATATTCTCCTTAGCGGCATATGCGTTGATCGCATCGCGGGGTGGGGTATCGCTCAAAGCAAGTTTTGTGTACCTCGTCATGGGTTCGATTGGTGCCTGTTTCGTCCTGATCGGCATTGGTATGATCTATTCAGTGACCGGTTCACTAAACATGCACGACATCTCCATCTTATTGCCCCCGTTATACGAGACGGGAGCAATTAATAGAGCAGTTTTTGCGGCTTACGCACTCATTGTCGTTGGACTGAGCATAAAGATGGCGCTCTTCCCGCTTCATACTTGGTTGCCCGACGCGCATTCCTTTGCACCTGCGGAGATCAGTGCAATGCTGTCCGGTATCATCATCGAGGTATCGACCTATGCGCTCATACGGATTTCGTTCTCTGTCTTTACGGTGGATTTCCTCAGGCTCGTGCCGGTATTCGATGTTATTGCTTGGATAGCGGCAATAGCGATAATTTACGGCTCCGTTCTTGCGATAGCGCAGATTAATTTGAAGCGGATGCTCGCATATTCATCGATATCGCAGATGGGATATATCATGCTGGCATTCGGGCTATCGCTATCTACCAGGGCGACGCTCTGGGGTGGATTGACACCCGCCTTGATGCATATCTTGAACCACGCCTTAATGAAAGGATGCCTGTTTATGGTTGCCGGTGCATTTATCTACAAGGCCGAATTGTGGAACATTACGGATCTCAGGGGTTTGGGTAGGAAAATGCCGTATACCTGTGCTGCATTTTCGCTGGCTGCGATCTCAATGATCGGGGTGCCACCGAGCGTGGGGTTCGTCTCGAAAGTATATCTGATATTCGCCATTGTAGAACAGGGGAACTTCATATTTATGGCGGTCGTTCTGCTCAGTACCTTACTCAACTTGGTTTACTTCTGGCGTGTCATAGAAATGCTCTATATGAGGGTGGGCGAGAAGGGACCCCATGCCGAATATGCGGAAAAGGTAGAAAGGGACGAAATACCACTTCTCATGCTTATCCCAATACTCACTCTCGGGATCCTTTGTGTTGTTATAGGAATCATCTGGCTTACTGAGATACCGATAACGGGTGCGTATCCAATAATGGATAGTGTAAATAAGCTGTTTGGAATAGGGAGGTTTACAGTACCATGA